The segment CAGACAGCCTCAGTTAAAGCCTGGCTTAATTAAAAACTGTGGGGCACTGTAATGCTGATATGAGGATGGTGCTGAGGCAAAAAGTAAACTGTTTCACCggggaaaaacaaataaaacacaagtagGTGcagaagattttaaaaaaagcaatgaaaagaGATGTTATACTTTCATTCAAACAATGCTTTACTGTCACACTGAGGCTGGGAAAAGATTTGCTATTCAGAGTTGGCTTCATGTTCCCCAGGCCAGCAGTTATGGAATATGACTGCAAATTTATTCGACCGATCACGCTCAGGAATCCTGTGAAAAAAATTTCAGGGCGCTAACAggtttttcctggctcaaaAGGAGGCTTAGGAGATACCTCTGTGCAACCAGTCGGGCTTATTCTGGCTCCAGCTTCATGTTTTTATAGGCACCAGTTTTTATAGGACATAGCACTGTCCTAGTTGAGGCGATCCTTAGCTTTTAAAATCCaatttcattgatttttccatGCTAACAAGACCAGAACAGAGGCATACAGTAGGTTTGTTAGAATATGCAACAGtaaatttcattcattattgATAATCATGGTCAAGTAATGTAAGCTACCTGCTATTTGAAGCTCTTTTTATTGCCAAGGCAAATGGCCTGACAGATGGCTTGGAGACACCACATTGATTATATCCCTGAGCTGATAAAtcatcagggggaaaaaaacatagacaggATCCTCTGGAtgggtgctgctgtttttccataAAGTTTATTTGCTTTTATATGCTTGGATCAGAGGTTGACTGATTTTTAACGATAATGATTGTTTGGAGCAGGAAGATGCAGATCATCAATTAATCGCTATaagacacccccccccccccccccacacacacacacacacacacactatcctgcccaaaaatgttttttttttttgttgttgttgttgttttttgacacAGTTGGAAATTAATTGTCTGACTTCATTAGAAACTGGATAACTGTTgaaataaatacctaaataaatagataaataaatctgGATCACTAAACATCAAACTCAatttaattaacaaataaatctggaactgaaaatcaaaccgttaaaaaaaaaaaaaaaattctagtaGAAGGAGACAGAGTTTGAGCTTTACAGTAGAAATAATTTCACTATATTATTTTGGACTTTTGCCGAGTTAAGATTATTTGATTATAATTCTCAGCACTTAAACTATTATTTTactcatgtttatttatatgtcaTTTAAGTTCTGTATTCATGTTGCCTTTGGACAAATTACTTTGTCCTTAGGCAAAGGCCACTACTGGAAACCAGTTCAGCCGATAATGATTGATAAAAAGTCTTATCGGCTCTGATTAATTGGCCTAACCGATTAATCAGTCCACCTCTCGTTTGGATATGAAAACGTGAAGACAACCCACTCATGAGCAGGTTAGCTGTGCAGCTgaagttgatgatgatgatgatgatgatgtaccCTGCCTAGAAGTGAGTCATTGTTAGAAGCGCCAGGGCAGGGTTCTCCGGCTCAGAGACGCCACAGGGCGGATGCTCTCTGTCGGTTCTGACAGTTGAAGGACAGGTTTCCGTCTCAGCACCACCCTGCTAACACAGTGAAACTCTCCCTAATGGATTACACTTTTAacagcagcacagtgtgtgtacaaACAGCCACACTGTAAGTGTAGCAGTCACATGTTGTTAAACCCTTGTTATCTCTGCCAACAAAGCTGGAGGGAAGTTATCTCTGCGCCCCGCCTGCTTGTCGGCCTcttagaaaattatttttttaaaataatgaacaGATTATGGTGAAATCTAATAGACAGCTAGCCTTTAGCACAATGATCAtatgattagattttggtgttGATCCTCCGTTCCTCCATTAGACgattatatttttgttgtgatgttgtgtttACCTGCCGGTGGCAAAGTCTGATGTCTGTGGCAACCAAGTCAGCTGCTTGAGTACATGAGGCTTTTTGTTGGGTCTCCAGCACCACAAGACAAACACTAGCCAACATCAACCAGGGGCTGCATCTTTGCAAGGTGAACATTTATCCACTGTTGGCAGAAGTTTGCACTCCGCTCCACACCAATGTGCCTTCTAGTGTAGCGTCTATTTGGGAGATTTTCATTAAGAACTTAAACAGTGTCTTTGTGCACTTTCAGTGCTGTTGTAAATGACTTAATCTGGAGCCCTGCTGGCTGCAGATTAAAGCATGACTCCCCCACCAATTTCCACTGGAGCTTTTCAAAAGAATGAAAACTGTAAGCTTTTGGCTTTGAGCTAACAGAGAACAGTTATCTAATCAGTTTTGCCCGTCAGGCCCTAATGAGCGAGGCAGATTAATCAGTTAATACAGTTGAGCACCGTTCGTGGGTCACAGTGAATCTGAAATTAATTGCTTGCCTGCACTGGCACATAGGTGGGTTTTGCTGCATGAAGGTAACTCAGATTGCGTCATTTGAAAATGATAACAATTTGTCTccaaatttttttctttgtctacgctgagaaagaaagcaaaatatggagtaAATGCAACTGCCCTCCAACACTGATAAACTTATCTTAGCCGTACCAATAAAGCCATTTGTCAGCGCTTTGTGGTTTTACAGCAGCAGGAGTGCATGGGTGCAAAAAACTTGATGTACATGGACTTAAAAGCTGTGTAGTTAACACTATAAACAAGCTTTACATGTGAGTCTTGCTGCTTCTCTCTTTGAGACAGTGGAGTTGATAAGCATTACAGAGATTATATATTGATGGTTTTAAAATGCCAAGTGATTAATGGCAAACAGCAGGTCAATACTTAGTAACCTCCCAAATATTGTCTAAACCATTCCATGATAATGTGTAATTATAGTGTTTGTAAATGTGTATTAGCAACATCAGCAGTGCCATAACAGCTCTACCATGCCTGTCCAAAGTTACTTTCAACATCATTTGTATTTTGAGATGTATTGAACTCTGAGggaatttgttttgtattgctCACTCAATTTTGGCCAGTTTATGAAATCCTGCCATGTTTAAGCGGAAACTGAAAAGATGGAGAAAACGTGCTTCATTTAGTAACAGGGTTAGCAAACCTCACAGAGCAGAGTCCACACTAATATCGAGGGTTATCTTCTGAACTGCACAACCTCCAGATTCATACTCCAAGATAAGGGAAGCCACGTTTACATTGCTTAATGTCGAGCGTGCTAAAAAAGAAACCAGTGATGTAGCCTTGCAGAATGTCTTATCACGTCTCTGTTTAGTctttcctgcagcagcagtaaaCACGATCCGTCACAGTCATCACTTTGCACTCTGCGTCTATCACAGCGTGGCCTTTTTGTTAAAGACAGGGTAAAgccagtgtgtttaaaaactgtctaaaaataaaaggcaCCACAGCAGGGAGGTGCCGCTTCATTGCAGCATCACTGATGTAAAAGCCAGATGTTTGGCCGGGTTCGGGGTGTTGACATGTTCCATAACTGATTTTGTTGACAGGAAGCAGTGCGCTGTGGGATCCACAGAACAGTTCACGCGGGAGAAGTGGGCCCGGCTTCTGTGGTGAAAGAGGTAAGCCTGCATGGACTGTGCATCCACCAGGACAAGAGATATTAAGCGATCTATAACCTGTAGACTTCCATCGACCTCCACAATCCTACATAAGTCTCTGGCACAGACCCACCACAAACTACTGCCGACTCGCTTTTGAGCCGGCAGTAGTGACGAGTAAAGTAACTCATCAGAGCAGAGATCCAGCAGAAACAAGCACTGAGGGGGCAATGAATCACCTCCCAAAATTTCCAGTCGCTGGGAGGAGCAGCATGGGTAGAAATTGTAACAAATGTGGTCTTTTTATTGCAGTGGAGGAAAACACAGGCTGCAAAGTAATCGTTGAGAATCTGGTATCACAGATTCACAGATATATTACATACTGTGCTGTGGAAATTCAGCATATTGCCTCTTTAAGCACCTAGCGGCTTTGCATCAACACCCAAGTAATGTATGTCCAAAATAATTAGAGATGTATACAAACAACCAGCCATGCCTCTCTTGTAAATGTGATACCTTCATCTTTCTGTCATCTCTCACTTTCTGACCATCCTTCACTGTGCCGGCTCAACTATGCGGTGAAAGACTATTATCCCTCTAAAAATAGCCACGGCTTCTGCTGACATGAGCCAGTGAAATGATTTTACAATGATTTTTGCAACCTTTTGCGTCTACTCCATGACCCCCTgtacgatgtgtgtgtgtgtgtgtgtgtgtgtgacaggcagTCGAGGTCTTGAAAGCGGAGCGGGTCGGACACGGTTACAGAACCCTGGAGGACCAAGGCCTGTACAAAAAACTGCTGGCCCAGAACATGCACTTTGAGGCAAGGAACCACCCAATCATAGTTATCACAATCAACAAATATACAACTCTGTTATCTAATCTATTAAAAAATACTGTACTCTGTTCATCTCAACACACTGATAATTTATATAGATAGGAGCTGTAATTATTTTATCTAGTGATGTCAGTAATACAGCTGACTAATATCAATGCAGCAACTTGTTATGTCATGCAGTAGTAATACAGTACCCCCTTGTGGAGACAGAAGTAGTACTACTGGAAGAGAAAATAAACTTGGTTTGGTGCACTGCTGTGTGATTTCAGGTATGCCCCATATCCAGTAAACTAACAGGAGCCTGTGACCCAGACTTCACCAAGCATCCCGTCATCACGTGAGCTGACACTGATTACTGTATAGTCGGGCTGTGTTGAAGTAGATTTcagcttttattcatttttatttgttcgtATTCCATCAGTGCTTTCCTGTTCCCGTGCGCAGGTTCAGGAAAGACAAGGCCAACTACTCCCTGAATACAGACGATCCTCTCATCTTCAACTCCACCCTGCACCTCGACTACTGCACCGCACAGAAATACATGGGATTCACCGAGGAGGAATTCAAAAGAGTGGTACGACCAAATGCACGATGAACGTTTACAGCTGTCGTTTGCAAGATCAGCTCGCCTGCTGTCCTCATTCAGTCGAGGCAGCAGCCTTGGGGAGATTATTTTCAATATCTCAGTTTTGGTATTTTAAACTCAAACTGTCTTTTGAATTGATGCTGTAATTTCTAGATGCCCCGTTGCTGGCTGTGGCCTCTTCAGTTTGCTAATTAGAGCAGGAATAtcagatgaaagatgaaagtGTTGTGCTGCACACTGAGAGGCATCAGACAGGGTCATATTTACATATTCTTAATGCAAttaaacaacagcagcaaatacATCAGGGATAATAATACGTTTCACCACCGGGCTTCATCAGGTTCACTTATTTCGATCGTGTGTGCAgtgaattatttaaataaaacctgTGGTTTGACTCGTTGACTCCCTGCGTCTTGCAGAACATCAACTCAGCACAGTCCTGCTTCCTGCCTGACAAGGAGAAGAAGGACCTCCTCAACAAACTGTACGAAGCCTATGGGATGGTGCAGAGCACTGCCTTTTAGAGGAAGCACTGAAGAGGAAATGTGAGCTAACCCAGGGACAAGCCACTTTGCACCTCATTTGTAACCAGCCATAAATAAACCCTCTAGGGTGAGAAATATGTGAAGTATACTGTACATCATAAACTGCTACTATCGCCTCAActctcatcatcatttttacCAGCTAATGTATTGTCATGGAGGCTTATGTGTTGTCAGTATTCCATCTAAGCACTTACATGTTTGATACTCCAGTTTACAGTGCAATTTGTGAAAATATCATGGTCTTAAATAACATTGAATCATTAAGTCATGCGTTCCCGATTTCTTAAAGTGAAGGTCAATCCATGGTCTTGaagacaaaggcaaaaaagTGTTTGTGAAGCAGACTGTGCTATGCATTCTGGTCAAAAACTCAGGACACATTCTCCACCTTGTGTTTACATCCTGTTGTCACCTACAAACAAAAATCAGGGTAAACTGagaatgtactgtatatgtttaTGGTGCAGGAAACATTACTCAGCAGTCATATGGAATCACACGGCTCCTAACATCGTTGTCAGCGCTAAGGAAATTTAGAAGCAGCCTGTTATTCATCATTGTCATAGCAACAATATTGTTATCTTTCCCAAAATAGCATTATATTGTCCTAAATGTCTATGGTAAGAGGGTGGAAGCACCACAGATAGGATGAAAGAATGCCATGAAGGATGATTTACGACAGTGCAGAGGGAAAGAAATCAGCGCCTAAGGAAAATATATTGTTCTGTGAATCTCTATTGTTTGGCCTAAGAGTGAACTAAAGAAATCCAATGCCATAACTATGACAACAGACATCttcttgtgatgtttttttttttttttcttcctctccacatACAAAAATGCACATCAGGTATAACAGCTCAGTACCAAATGTTTTTAGTCCTTCATTTGAACACTAGGTGGCACACTACGGTCATCTTGAAGGACAAATATCTTGACTTGAATGATATTGTGGAATTACTCCCATGGAATAATGTAttttgatgtgtattttttttaaaaaaccctTTTTGCAGTTTACTAAATGAAAAAGCACTTCAATTTATTGCTGCCAcatgaaatacatttataaCCACAATAAACGCTACAATAAATGTATGCATGTTAATTTCTTTTATCCATTATCCAGAAGTGCAGTAATTTGAATGAAATCTTTGTCAACACAACTCTGACCCAGTAGGATTATATTATAATACAAAGCTACCTAAATAAAACAGACCTTTTCTAGTAATTACTCTTAAAAAGGAAATTTGCTAAGCCCGGCACTGATAGTTAAATTACACAACAGTCTGCAGATCAAAATGCTTTATCACCCTGTTTCTTTATTGTATGTAGACATAAATGGGAACAACTGGGCCATCCTAAGTGGAAATGTAAACACTGGTTTCCTGTAGCCACTCTAATGTACACAAAAGCTGCTTTCAATAATATTTATGGCACTGGAACGATGCGGCACTGTACTCTAATTAATTATGCTTGGCTTGGACTCACCAAATTTAGTGCTCTTATACCTGCAGTGTTTCAAAGTCCAATAGAAAACTGCCTCGAGTGTGAAATGTGGTAAtgtttaaaaacattaaatacaaaTGTTACAGTAGATTCATATTAAGTATTTTATTACACAAAGAAAATTGCTATCACAAAGTTATCACTGAACATTTTGCAATAAATATGACCTCCGTACAGTACATTATAACGACAACTATGTTGGTtactgaaaaagaagaaagactAGAAGATGAAAATGAACGAGAAGGTCacaaacacgtacacacatagaAAGAAAAGGACAAACAGATGATTATGAGCATGTAACGCACTCTGTGATAGAGTTCCACATTAGGCTGGAACAATGTTTCGAGTGTTATTATAAATGTATAGTGTTCACGCTCCAGAGACACACATCTGAAGTTCCTGTGCTTTCTTGTCATGTCAGGAATATAAATGACTACCAGAGTAAAGAGCAGCATCTCCATGGTCAGCTGTACTCCGTTCGGTTCCCCTCGTTACTATCTGATCCGATAAAGAGGCGTGCATTTGGGCCGGCGGAGCTCCAAACGCAGGCCGGCAGTGAGCGAAGGCGTCCTCACTGTAACATGAGAACGGGGCTGTGAGAAGAGCATGTCCAATTAGGACAACCAGtacactccctctccctctccctcttcctccctttctccatGTCTCTCCACTTTCACTCATTTCCTTCTCTTGCTCTCCTCCCTCCGGTCTCTGGGGTTTTAGGACGGGCCTCCGTTTCCCTGGGCATCTTGGCTGGTAGAGCCCTCTGCCTCCGGGGCTGGTGAAGCCCCCTGGTCTCCTTCTGGAAGATCGACATGGGAAACAGTGCAcgcaaaaaaaaattcagtcacgcacacatactgcacacaaTCAAGCTAAGAGTGGTTTGGCATTCACTCACAGCAGGCTGTAAATCTGCTTCGTGctccagactgaaaaaaataatgagaatcCTGAGGAAGGAACTACAACTTCCTTTGGCAACACAATGTCAGCATTATATGAGAGCATTTGCAAATTTGAGGCTTCCCATCAGACCAGCGCTAAGAGTATTTAAGATTTATAGTGGTCAAACTGGTTATCATGTCATGAGAACCTTGCCTTTGACTGGAAATCAAGGAAGTCAAAGAGTAGAACAATCAAACACGTACAATGGTCATCGTGGGAAATATATTATACAACGACGGCTCTGAATGCAAGCATGTTTCTCTAAACAATTTGAAGGAAACTACTGAAACTGTATGTAATGAAAAGAACAGAGCACAGAGGAAGCAAGGCCCATCTATCATATCGTGGTGTTATTACGACTCATTTAACAAAGAGGCCACAAATCTAGACTGTCCAATACAAATGAGCAAATTCAGCAAGACCACCTGgccaaaaaaagacattatctGTACCTCTGAATGTGATAATACATTCCAATACTCAGTATATTCTGgtttatatataaatacaaaacttTATTGCCCACAGTGTGAAAATTTGGCTTTGGTCCCTTCCTTAAAGACATAGAAAAATACATacatcaaatgtaaaaatgtctgtccttcaaaataaatacagtgtgaAATATACTGTACAGGCGATTGGCCTCTACTGcacaaaaaactgcagcaaagtCTCTGTAGCATCACCCTGTATCTTTAGACTTAGCCTTGGTTCCTAGTTAAATTTAGTACCTTGGTAGCAGTTAGGACAAATTATTtgttatgaatattttattagGCCTCAGTAATCTGTAACGTCTCCCTCGGGGTAGGAGTTCAAGTATGTAAGATGTGTAATAAGTCTTCACTGTGCCATCCTTTCACTGCACTACTTATGTatttagatgtgtgtgtttgctgaccTGCAGCCTTCAGGTCCATCTCTGCCAGGTCTTTGGTTAGTTCACTGGTGCTGGCCACTGGTGTCCCGTCCCCTGAGATGTCGGGCACTGCGTTCCTGCGGCCTGTGCGATCACAGTTGATGAACTCTGTGTACGACGTCTCCACATCCATCATCTGTCCATGACCAGCTCTCTCATTACACCTGCCGGAGGGGAGAGGAACTGTCAGCACGAGGGGGCTGAGGTGAGGCAAATGCATCAAGCCTCCTACAGCGGCCTGCAGGAGCCGTGGGTGCACAAAGTGGCATGTGATGTGCATTCACTTCTACTTTGATGGACATCAGCGTGATCAATTGTTACACAAACCAGAATGCCAGTAAAAGGCTAAAAAACTCTCACTGAGCTGTTCAAGAGGCAGCTGAACCATGTGCTGTGAGAGTGGGCAGAGAGGGAGCACTTCTGAAACACTTCCACAACTTCAGAAGCTGACAGTTCACAAAGCGGattaataataagaaaaatgaaACTGCTCATAATTGCTATTCCTATTTCTGCTCAGCAACTAAGAGTACCACTGACATCTGTGCTAATTGGTCGTCCTAATtacaacagaacaacaaaaaGCTGCTCCAAGCCTCCCTGGGCCTGCACTTAACATGCTCACACCCCTCCATCAGTTTCCACTTGTCTGTCCAAAAGGTTCTTGCAAAGCCAAGGATGAGAAAGCAAGGCTGGAAAAAGCACTGATCAATATGGAGGACCAAAGCGAATGGGCTTGAAACCGTTTAAAGGACAAGTAGAGGTGGAGCCAGAAGGAGTCCCAGCAAGGAAGAGCGTATCGAGCTCCCATTAGCAAttcattcctcctctctttcctgttCTCGGTCCATATTTAACTAGGTCATGGATCCTGCCAACCACTAAAACACTATACAGCTGGTGATTCCGCAGAGAAAAGattgaggacaaaaaaattaaagctgctctagaaaagaagaaaggaaagaacaagaaaaagaaaaagaaaaagaaaaagaaaaagaacttcCTGCACTCTAGGAGGAGGATGCAGCAAATGCAGGAGGTATGACGCTGGCTCAAAAAAGTACAGCCGGGGATACAATGTCTCTACTCCAAATGTCATCACAGCTCCTCCTGTCCTGTTCCCTCAATCCCCTGAAGATCCCTTCACAACCTGGCAAGGAGCTGACACACTGGTTCAATCAGTGTATATGGAGCACAACTGACTGCACACATAAACAACCGCACCACAGTTGATCTACGAATCCTCAGAAGCCCGAGGAGGCTGCAATGTGGAGGGGCAAGGGaaacaaaaggggaaaaaaaacgacagcaggagaaaaaaaaaaaaacagttggcaGACACTGTGTTGCAGCAATGACACAGTGACCCAGGGCCAGTCTGTTCCCAAACCCTCTCCCTCACATTCCACTGCTATCACTCAAAAGGTCCCAcaattgttttctctctctgttacacGTGCGCCTTGCCAAAAAGGAAGTGCCCAGGGTTATTCGCTCACCCAGGAGTGACAGGCCGTGCAGATGTACGGACGCTGGAGAGGAGTTTGACGCTTTGGGCTGCAGACGGTGTCTAAGCCCCACTAGGTAAAAGCACTACCTCAGGACATGTCACACAGAAATGGGGGCCGCTGGCATCTCCCTGAGCACTTATACCAAACACAAGAGCCGCTCTATGTTTCCAACTCTGCAGATGGTGGTGTGATCTTCTGTTAGATTGCCATCTAGATAGCCATTAGCAAGCCAAGCCGCCATGGGAGGCCAATTTCACCTTTCAGTACATACAcatgaaagtgaaaaagtgcTCATTAGGCCGACTGAATTTAACTGGGTCAGTGTCACACAGTTTCATAATTACATCTACCTTTTCCACCAGCTTAGAAACAAGCTCAAACAAGTGAACCCAAACAAGTGCCAACCACTGTAATTATTCCACAGACTAAGATTTTGTTTGATCGCTCACcttcaacacaaacaacacttgAGGTGTCCAGCagtttgtgctgtgttgtgcttCACTTTTCTACTCCACTGGCCCGGCTGTTCCATGGCTTATGGGAGTCTGATCTAATTGCCATTCTTTTGCTTAATTAGCTGGCTTGCCCGCGCATGTGGATCAAATCCTACCATGAGATCATTAACGGGTTTCCATGGAGggatgatgacgacgatgatgatgttCTGCCATGCGCTCCTCGCCACATGTTTACTGCGCTCTCtgcctgactgcctgcctgGTCTCAGCTGTGGAGGAAAGAGTTTAATGACGCcgttttttaaaatcaatttatcCTTGGTGCGCGCAAACCTCTGTGTGAT is part of the Myripristis murdjan chromosome 7, fMyrMur1.1, whole genome shotgun sequence genome and harbors:
- the pkig gene encoding cAMP-dependent protein kinase inhibitor gamma, whose translation is MMDVETSYTEFINCDRTGRRNAVPDISGDGTPVASTSELTKDLAEMDLKAAEGDQGASPAPEAEGSTSQDAQGNGGPS